A section of the Drosophila suzukii unplaced genomic scaffold, CBGP_Dsuzu_IsoJpt1.0 scf_11, whole genome shotgun sequence genome encodes:
- the LOC139354623 gene encoding protein enabled homolog yields the protein MAGRLPDTRRIRVVTARRGDRESLETNEGERESLETNEGERERLETKDGERESLETNEGERERLETKDGDRERMETSRAEQECRMQKGITELHWTLDSPVNFGPGEEVPHLGSGAAHRRATSGTGISGTAALGGTSIGSGT from the coding sequence atggccggccgcttaccagatacgcggcgaattcgcgtagtaacggcgcggcggggagatcgagagagtttggagaccaacgaaggagagcgagagagtttggagaccaatgaaggagagcgagagagattggagaccaaggatggagagcgagagagtttggagaccaatgaaggagagcgagagagattggagaccaaggatggagatcgagagagaatggagacttcgcgggcagagcaagagtgccgtatgcagaaggggataacggaactccactggactttggactctcccgtgaactttggaccgggagaggaagtgccacatctcggcagtggagcggcacacaggcgtgccacaagcggcacgggaatcagcggaacggcagcactgggcggaacatctattggaagcggtacataa